From Methylobacterium radiodurans, a single genomic window includes:
- a CDS encoding NAD-dependent succinate-semialdehyde dehydrogenase → MPETETLSLKDPSLLVDACLIGGEWSKSGSGSIEVTNPATGALIARVPNIGAEETRRAIEAAHAAYPAWRAKTAAERATLLKKLAALITENQEDLARILTAEQGKSLAEARAEVTMSAGYVTWFAEEARRVYGEVIPSPWQNRRILVTKEPVGVVGAITPWNFPSSMIARKLAPALAAGCPIVIKPAAQTPLSGLVWGLLCERAGIPAGLVSILTGSARAIGGELTGNPLVKKVTFTGSTEVGKLLMSQAAGTVKKVSMELGGNAPFIVFDDADLDRAVEGAMLAKYRNSGQTCVCTNRVLVQDGIYDAFAEKMAAAAKALKVGNGAEEGVVQGPLIDHAAVEKVEAHIRDATAKGARVIAGGRRHALGGSFFEPTVLVDVVPGMDVAKEETFGPLAPLFRFRDEAEAIAMANDTEFGLACYFYTRDLGRVFRVSEALEYGMVGVNEGIITTEVAPFGGVKESGVGREGGHQGIDDYLNTKYVCVGGLGA, encoded by the coding sequence ATGCCTGAGACCGAGACCCTGTCCCTGAAGGACCCGAGCCTGCTCGTCGATGCCTGCCTGATCGGCGGCGAATGGTCGAAGAGCGGGTCCGGGTCGATCGAGGTGACGAACCCCGCCACCGGCGCGCTCATCGCGCGGGTGCCCAACATAGGCGCCGAGGAGACGCGCCGGGCGATCGAGGCGGCGCACGCGGCCTATCCGGCCTGGCGCGCCAAGACCGCCGCCGAGCGCGCGACGCTGCTCAAGAAGCTCGCGGCGCTGATCACCGAGAACCAGGAGGATCTCGCCCGCATCCTCACCGCCGAGCAGGGCAAGTCGCTCGCCGAGGCGCGGGCCGAGGTCACCATGTCGGCGGGCTACGTCACGTGGTTCGCCGAGGAGGCCCGGCGCGTCTACGGCGAGGTCATCCCCTCGCCCTGGCAGAACCGGCGCATCCTCGTCACCAAGGAGCCGGTCGGCGTGGTGGGGGCGATCACGCCCTGGAACTTCCCGTCCTCGATGATCGCCCGCAAGCTCGCGCCGGCACTCGCCGCCGGCTGCCCGATCGTGATCAAGCCCGCCGCCCAGACGCCGCTCTCGGGCTTGGTCTGGGGCCTGCTCTGCGAGCGGGCCGGCATCCCGGCGGGCCTCGTCTCGATCCTCACCGGCTCGGCCCGGGCGATCGGGGGCGAACTCACCGGCAACCCGCTGGTGAAGAAGGTCACGTTCACGGGCTCGACCGAGGTCGGCAAGCTCCTGATGAGCCAGGCCGCCGGCACGGTGAAGAAGGTCTCGATGGAACTCGGCGGCAACGCGCCCTTCATCGTGTTCGACGATGCCGACCTCGACCGGGCGGTCGAGGGCGCGATGCTGGCCAAGTACCGCAACTCGGGCCAGACCTGCGTCTGCACCAACCGGGTGCTGGTGCAGGACGGCATCTACGACGCCTTCGCGGAGAAGATGGCGGCGGCGGCCAAGGCCCTGAAGGTCGGCAACGGCGCGGAGGAGGGCGTGGTGCAGGGCCCGCTCATCGACCACGCCGCGGTCGAGAAGGTCGAGGCGCATATCCGCGACGCCACCGCCAAGGGCGCGCGGGTGATCGCGGGGGGCCGCCGCCACGCGCTCGGCGGCTCGTTCTTCGAGCCGACCGTGCTGGTCGACGTGGTGCCGGGCATGGATGTCGCGAAGGAGGAGACCTTCGGGCCGCTGGCGCCGCTCTTCCGCTTCCGCGACGAGGCGGAGGCGATCGCGATGGCCAACGACACGGAGTTCGGGCTGGCCTGCTACTTCTACACGCGCGATCTCGGGCGGGTCTTCCGGGTCTCAGAGGCGCTGGAATACGGCATGGTCGGCGTCAACGAGGGCATCATCACCACCGAGGTGGCGCCCTTCGGCGGCGTGAAGGAGTCGGGCGTCGGCCGCGAGGGCGGCCACCAGGGCATCGACGACTACCTGAACACCAAGTACGTCTGCGTCGGCGGCCTCGGCGCCTGA
- a CDS encoding acetolactate synthase large subunit — translation MSKGSDLLVQALENEGVDRVFGIPGEENLDIVESLRTSKIELVLTRHEQAAAFMAATYGRLTGKPGVCLATLGPGALNFSTGAAYAHLGAMPMIIITGQKGILSSRQARFQIVDVIASMKPITKMARQIVSASSIPTIVRDAFRVAMEERPGPVLLELPEDIAAEEADSYTVPSHPIDIPVAHPKAIERAAEMIVAAKRPLVMLGAAASRPRSTSDLGGFVQRTGIPFFTTQMGKGTVAHGTRLYMGTAALSERDYVHEAIDAADLIIAIGHDTVEKPPFFMGQPDQKVLHISYTPANVEQVYYPDAEVVGDLGPTLKLLADRLEDRLPNAGALLPLREHILSRIADRADEDRFPVTPQRLVRDVRRVIPEDGIVCLDNGMYKIWFARNYRTYVANTLLLDNALATMGAGLPSAMMAALLYPKRRVMAVCGDGGFMMNSQEMETAVRLGLNLVVLILDDSAYGMIRWKQAVDEFPDYGMTFKNPDFVKYAESYGATGHRVGAVEDLGPTLEKAFQAGGVHLVAVPIDYSENTRVLVKELREKVKDAAPTE, via the coding sequence ATGTCCAAAGGTTCAGATCTGCTCGTGCAAGCGCTGGAGAACGAGGGCGTCGACCGCGTCTTCGGCATCCCGGGCGAGGAGAACCTCGACATCGTCGAGTCCCTGCGCACCTCGAAGATCGAGCTCGTCCTGACCCGCCACGAGCAGGCCGCAGCCTTCATGGCCGCGACCTACGGGCGGCTCACCGGCAAGCCCGGCGTCTGCCTCGCCACGCTCGGCCCGGGCGCGCTCAACTTCTCGACCGGCGCCGCCTACGCGCATCTGGGCGCCATGCCGATGATCATCATCACCGGCCAGAAGGGCATCCTCTCCTCGCGCCAGGCCCGCTTCCAGATCGTCGACGTCATCGCCTCGATGAAGCCGATCACCAAGATGGCGCGCCAGATCGTCTCCGCCTCCTCGATCCCCACCATCGTGCGCGACGCCTTCCGGGTCGCCATGGAGGAGCGGCCCGGCCCGGTCCTCTTGGAGCTGCCCGAGGACATCGCGGCCGAGGAAGCCGATTCGTACACGGTGCCCTCCCACCCGATCGACATCCCGGTCGCCCATCCGAAGGCGATCGAGCGCGCCGCCGAGATGATCGTCGCGGCCAAGCGCCCGCTGGTGATGCTGGGCGCGGCCGCCTCCCGCCCGCGCTCGACGAGCGACCTCGGCGGCTTCGTGCAGCGCACCGGAATCCCGTTCTTCACCACCCAGATGGGCAAGGGCACGGTCGCGCACGGCACCCGCCTCTACATGGGCACCGCCGCCCTGTCGGAGCGCGACTACGTGCACGAGGCGATCGACGCCGCCGACCTCATCATCGCCATCGGCCACGACACGGTGGAGAAGCCGCCCTTCTTCATGGGCCAGCCGGACCAGAAGGTGCTGCACATCAGCTACACCCCGGCCAATGTCGAGCAGGTCTACTACCCCGACGCCGAGGTGGTGGGCGATCTCGGCCCCACCCTGAAGCTGCTCGCCGACCGGCTGGAGGACAGGCTGCCGAACGCGGGCGCGTTGCTGCCGCTGCGCGAGCACATCCTGTCCCGCATCGCCGACCGGGCCGACGAGGACCGCTTCCCCGTCACCCCGCAGCGGCTGGTGCGCGACGTGCGCCGGGTGATCCCCGAGGACGGCATCGTCTGCCTCGACAACGGGATGTACAAGATCTGGTTCGCCCGCAACTATCGCACCTACGTGGCCAACACGCTGCTGCTCGACAACGCGCTGGCCACGATGGGCGCGGGCCTGCCCTCGGCGATGATGGCGGCGCTGCTCTACCCGAAGCGCCGTGTCATGGCGGTGTGCGGCGACGGCGGCTTCATGATGAACAGCCAGGAGATGGAGACGGCCGTGCGGCTCGGCCTCAACCTCGTGGTGCTGATCCTGGACGACTCGGCCTACGGCATGATCCGCTGGAAGCAGGCGGTGGACGAGTTCCCGGATTACGGCATGACCTTCAAGAACCCGGACTTCGTGAAGTACGCCGAGTCCTACGGCGCCACGGGACACCGGGTCGGCGCGGTCGAGGATCTGGGGCCGACGCTGGAGAAGGCGTTCCAGGCCGGCGGCGTCCACCTCGTGGCGGTGCCGATCGACTACTCGGAGAACACCCGCGTGCTCGTGAAGGAGCTGCGCGAGAAGGTGAAGGACGCCGCACCCACTGAGTGA
- a CDS encoding ATP-binding protein, giving the protein MNVIASVARAVPRKLTGPGPVLRSIWLWRWILAAITLVATLVVFAFTLEAGLDLARRQARQRLVITEAVLRAAVNRYEYLPTVLALDTQVQALLEAVDAPDRIAAVNTKFEAVAATSNVSAIYLLDADGLTRGASNWNRPLSFIGASYAYRPYFTAAKTTGVSRYFGVGTTTGLPGLFVGKAVSGPDGRVVGIVVVKVDLEGLQGEWRAAGEQVLVSDAAGVVFLASEPAWKYRPFHPVGVADAARIQAERQYGDSTLQPLLDGEQADLAGVIDLPVEGRTVSGLVERAAMPDLSWTVWYVTPTGPALRQALLAALVAAIACLALAFALAARSQRQRRLQSERAMRLSLEQRVADRTQALSAANDRLRGEVAERERATAALRATQDELIHAGRLAALGQISTAINHEINQPLAALRTFLASTAKFLERGDLATVERNLERMTQVTQRIGEIIRHLKAFARKTGPEHREPVSLQATAEAVLDLLQARIRSEGVTVTCAIPAEAFVQAEPVRLEQVLLNLIVNALDAMRSTPERLLHLTGAREADGTWRLSVADSGGGIAKEHMGQVFDPFFTTKSAGEGLGLGLSLSSLIVRDLGGSIAAANDERGAVLAIVLPAAKG; this is encoded by the coding sequence ATGAACGTCATAGCCAGCGTCGCCCGGGCGGTTCCGCGAAAGCTCACCGGGCCGGGTCCGGTGCTCAGGTCGATCTGGCTGTGGCGGTGGATCTTGGCGGCCATCACGCTCGTGGCTACCCTCGTGGTCTTCGCGTTCACTCTGGAGGCAGGCCTCGACCTGGCCCGTCGCCAAGCGCGCCAGCGCCTCGTCATTACCGAGGCCGTGCTGCGGGCGGCCGTCAACCGGTACGAGTATCTGCCCACGGTCCTCGCCCTCGACACGCAGGTGCAGGCCCTCCTCGAAGCCGTCGATGCGCCGGACCGCATCGCCGCCGTCAACACCAAGTTCGAGGCCGTCGCGGCGACCTCGAACGTCTCGGCCATCTACCTCCTGGATGCCGACGGCTTGACGCGCGGCGCGAGCAACTGGAACCGGCCGCTCAGCTTCATCGGGGCGTCCTACGCCTACCGGCCCTACTTCACCGCGGCCAAGACCACTGGCGTCTCACGCTATTTCGGCGTCGGCACGACAACCGGCCTTCCCGGCCTGTTCGTCGGCAAGGCCGTTTCCGGACCGGACGGCCGGGTCGTGGGGATCGTGGTTGTCAAGGTCGATTTGGAGGGACTGCAGGGTGAGTGGCGGGCGGCCGGCGAGCAGGTGCTGGTCTCGGACGCCGCCGGCGTGGTCTTCCTCGCGAGCGAGCCGGCGTGGAAGTATCGCCCGTTCCACCCGGTCGGCGTGGCCGATGCGGCGCGGATCCAAGCCGAGCGACAATACGGCGACAGTACCCTGCAGCCCCTTCTCGACGGCGAGCAGGCGGACCTCGCGGGCGTCATTGATCTGCCGGTCGAGGGCCGAACCGTCAGCGGGCTCGTGGAGCGCGCGGCGATGCCGGATCTGTCCTGGACGGTCTGGTACGTGACGCCGACTGGACCCGCCCTGCGACAGGCCTTGCTCGCGGCCCTGGTTGCGGCGATCGCCTGCTTGGCCCTGGCTTTCGCCCTGGCTGCCCGGAGCCAGCGGCAACGACGGCTGCAGAGCGAGCGGGCGATGCGCCTCTCCCTGGAGCAGCGCGTCGCGGATCGTACCCAGGCCCTGAGCGCCGCCAACGACCGCCTTCGCGGCGAGGTCGCGGAGCGGGAGCGCGCCACCGCGGCGCTACGGGCGACCCAGGACGAGCTGATCCATGCCGGCCGCCTCGCCGCGCTGGGACAGATCTCGACGGCCATCAACCACGAGATCAACCAGCCGCTGGCAGCCCTGCGCACCTTCCTCGCCAGCACGGCGAAGTTCCTGGAACGTGGCGATCTCGCGACGGTGGAGCGGAACCTCGAGCGGATGACGCAGGTGACGCAGCGCATCGGCGAGATCATCCGCCACCTGAAGGCCTTCGCCCGCAAGACCGGGCCGGAACATCGTGAGCCGGTAAGCTTGCAGGCGACAGCGGAGGCCGTCCTGGATCTGCTCCAGGCCCGCATCCGGTCCGAGGGAGTGACCGTCACCTGCGCGATCCCCGCCGAGGCCTTCGTGCAGGCGGAGCCGGTTCGCTTGGAGCAGGTCCTGCTGAACCTGATCGTCAACGCCCTCGACGCGATGCGGAGCACGCCCGAGCGCCTGCTTCATTTGACCGGTGCGCGCGAAGCGGATGGCACCTGGCGCCTCAGCGTCGCCGATAGTGGCGGCGGGATTGCGAAGGAGCACATGGGGCAGGTCTTCGATCCCTTCTTCACCACGAAGTCGGCCGGCGAGGGCCTCGGCCTCGGCCTATCGCTGTCCTCGCTGATCGTGCGCGATCTCGGCGGCAGCATCGCCGCCGCCAACGACGAGCGCGGCGCGGTGCTCGCCATCGTCCTACCTGCGGCGAAGGGGTAA
- a CDS encoding sigma-54-dependent transcriptional regulator — protein sequence MVGRAARVLFVDDEETVREALHQWLTLADFEVSTFEEPRAALGLIDESFPGILVSDMRMPGIDGLEVLERALARDPDLPVLLVTGHGDVPMAVEAMQRGAYDFIEKPFVPERLVDAIGRACEKRHLTLRLRRLHAVDDAQGIESRLIGTSRAMENLRREVLGLAATPVNVVINGETGSGKELVAQCLHAFSSRRDGRFVAVNCGAIPDTMMESELFGFEAGAFTGALKRRVGKLEYAHRGTLFLDEIEAMPLAGQVTLLRVLQEGSLERLGSNATVPADLRTVCASKVDLRAHSATGQFRADLYYRLGVAELRIPPLRERREDIPLLFEVFATRAAEAHGRTVRPLSARLIQDLAARPWPGNVRELRNAAERYAFGLDQLDGSQEAATGEPQPLSARVDAFERDLIRHTLQETRGNIAEVMRLLDLPRRTLNEKMQRYGLNRADFTE from the coding sequence GTGGTGGGTCGGGCGGCGCGTGTCCTGTTCGTGGACGACGAGGAGACGGTGCGCGAGGCGCTGCATCAGTGGCTGACCCTCGCCGACTTCGAGGTCTCGACCTTCGAGGAACCGCGGGCGGCGCTGGGCCTTATCGACGAGTCCTTCCCCGGCATCCTCGTCAGCGATATGCGGATGCCGGGCATCGACGGCCTCGAAGTCCTCGAACGGGCGCTCGCCCGCGACCCAGACCTGCCGGTCCTCCTGGTCACCGGGCACGGGGACGTGCCGATGGCGGTCGAGGCGATGCAACGGGGCGCCTACGACTTCATCGAGAAGCCCTTCGTGCCCGAGCGTCTGGTCGATGCGATCGGCCGCGCCTGCGAGAAGCGCCACCTGACCCTGCGGTTGCGCAGGCTCCACGCCGTCGATGATGCGCAAGGCATCGAGAGCCGCCTCATCGGCACGTCGCGGGCGATGGAGAATCTGCGGCGCGAGGTGCTCGGCCTCGCCGCCACCCCGGTCAACGTCGTCATCAACGGTGAGACCGGTTCCGGCAAGGAACTGGTCGCCCAGTGCCTCCACGCCTTCTCCAGCCGGCGGGACGGCCGCTTCGTGGCGGTCAATTGCGGCGCCATCCCCGACACGATGATGGAGAGCGAGCTGTTCGGCTTCGAGGCCGGCGCCTTCACGGGCGCGCTGAAACGCCGGGTCGGCAAGCTGGAATACGCCCATCGCGGCACGCTCTTCCTCGACGAGATCGAGGCCATGCCGCTTGCTGGGCAGGTGACCCTCCTGCGGGTGCTCCAGGAGGGCAGCCTGGAGCGGCTCGGCTCGAACGCGACGGTGCCGGCCGACCTTCGCACCGTCTGCGCGAGCAAGGTCGATCTGCGCGCGCACTCAGCCACCGGGCAGTTCCGGGCCGACCTCTACTACCGCCTCGGCGTCGCGGAGTTGCGGATCCCGCCCCTGCGGGAACGGCGCGAAGATATCCCATTGCTGTTCGAGGTCTTCGCGACCCGCGCCGCCGAGGCGCATGGCCGGACGGTGCGCCCCCTCAGCGCCCGGCTCATACAGGATCTCGCGGCGCGCCCGTGGCCCGGCAACGTCCGCGAGTTGCGCAACGCCGCTGAGCGCTACGCCTTCGGCCTCGATCAGCTTGACGGGTCGCAGGAGGCGGCGACGGGCGAACCGCAACCCCTGTCGGCACGGGTCGACGCATTCGAGCGCGATCTGATCCGCCACACCCTGCAAGAGACTCGGGGAAACATCGCCGAGGTCATGCGCCTGCTCGACCTCCCCCGCCGGACCCTGAACGAGAAGATGCAGCGCTACGGGCTGAACCGCGCCGATTTCACCGAGTGA
- a CDS encoding MFS family transporter: protein MNTAVPAVTGSIPTVETSDRQKIKAIVAASSGNLVEWYDFYAYAFTSIYFASAFFPSSSPTGQLLATAGIFAVGFFMRPLGGWIFGRIADRRGRKSSMVFSVLLMCAGSLMIGLLPTYETIGVLAPVLLLVARLAQGLSVGGEYGTAATYMSEVAGKGRRGFLSSFQYVTLIGGQLLAVLVVFALQHALTGEEMRAWGWRVPFLIGAAAAVVAMMLRGSLKESISQETMNSKEAGSLRALMQHKRALLITLAFTMGGSLYFYTMTTYMQKFLVNTVKLDLKAVSTVMTLALIVFMLLQPLFGALSDRIGRRNNMILFSGLATLGAVPLLSSLSLVTSPYAAFGLILTGLVIATFYTSISGVVKAELFPAEVRALGVGLPYAIANAMFGGTAEYVALSFKSYGNESLFFYYVAAMASVAFLASLWMPDTRKYGYLDGNGRMKD, encoded by the coding sequence ATGAATACGGCTGTCCCGGCGGTGACGGGATCAATCCCGACCGTCGAAACCTCTGATCGGCAGAAGATCAAGGCCATCGTCGCCGCCTCCTCCGGCAATCTCGTCGAATGGTACGACTTCTATGCTTACGCCTTCACCTCGATCTATTTCGCCTCGGCGTTCTTCCCAAGCAGCAGCCCGACCGGCCAGCTCCTGGCGACGGCCGGCATCTTCGCCGTCGGCTTCTTCATGCGGCCGCTGGGCGGCTGGATCTTCGGCCGCATCGCCGACCGGCGTGGGCGCAAGTCGTCGATGGTTTTCTCGGTGCTGCTGATGTGCGCCGGCTCGCTGATGATCGGCCTGCTGCCGACCTACGAGACCATCGGCGTGCTCGCGCCCGTCCTGCTCCTCGTCGCGCGGCTTGCGCAGGGGCTCTCGGTCGGCGGCGAGTACGGCACGGCTGCGACCTACATGAGCGAGGTCGCCGGCAAGGGCCGCCGCGGCTTCCTGTCCTCGTTTCAGTACGTCACTTTGATCGGCGGGCAGCTGCTCGCGGTGCTCGTCGTTTTCGCCCTCCAGCACGCCCTGACCGGCGAGGAGATGCGGGCCTGGGGCTGGCGCGTCCCGTTCCTGATCGGCGCCGCCGCCGCGGTCGTTGCGATGATGCTGCGCGGCTCGCTGAAGGAGTCGATCTCCCAGGAGACGATGAACAGCAAGGAAGCCGGTTCGCTGCGGGCCCTCATGCAGCACAAGCGGGCGCTGCTGATCACGCTCGCCTTCACCATGGGTGGGTCGCTCTACTTCTACACGATGACGACCTACATGCAGAAGTTCCTCGTCAACACGGTGAAGCTCGACCTCAAGGCGGTTTCGACGGTGATGACCCTAGCGCTCATCGTGTTCATGCTGCTGCAGCCGCTCTTCGGTGCCCTGTCGGACCGGATCGGCCGGCGCAACAACATGATCCTATTCAGCGGCCTCGCCACCCTTGGTGCGGTGCCGCTGCTCTCCTCGCTATCGCTGGTGACGAGCCCCTACGCGGCCTTCGGGCTGATCCTGACCGGCCTCGTGATCGCGACCTTCTACACCTCGATCAGCGGCGTGGTGAAGGCCGAACTCTTCCCGGCTGAGGTGCGGGCGCTCGGAGTCGGTCTGCCCTACGCCATCGCCAATGCGATGTTCGGCGGTACGGCGGAGTATGTCGCGCTCTCGTTCAAGTCCTATGGCAACGAGAGCCTGTTCTTCTACTACGTTGCCGCCATGGCCTCCGTCGCCTTCCTGGCGTCGCTCTGGATGCCCGACACCCGCAAGTACGGCTATCTCGACGGCAACGGCCGGATGAAGGACTGA